CAACAGCTGGGTCTAAACAACCGaatcgctgggtttgtccatattttacccagcattttttagaatgtacttgtctttaataaagtttgaattttattatttattataaactgAGTTTTGTGATCGCTACACCACAAATTAACAGTTACTTATCACTAAAATAAGCAGTACACCTGGTCCATATTCTCATAATTTGGGGTATTGTTTGTCCAAGTATGGACAATTATTTGCATACAATCAAACTCATTTTATTCCACTGATTTACGAAGAACAATCTCAACTCTAACGAATAACCTCTGTTTGCACATGAATGTTAATAATCCAACAGCAAGTAAACATACCTTATACAACCTCAAGCAGTTTGAGCCCCCAAAACTCTCGCTTTCCATGCCGGCCAACAAAATTGAACTCTCTTGATAAGGGGTGGTCCAAAACGAAGGCCATCATTCTTCTTGTGGCTTCATCCACAGTACTCCCTCCAATTTCTGCCACCACAGCAACCTAACGGAAAACAAGATTATCATTATTGGGGagacaacataaaaaatgtacCCAAATGATTGCAATTACATTTACCCCCAAATCGTGCAGCCATAGGTTAATCGATGGTGCACTGCTATTTTACGCTGGAAGTTGTAATCTACTGTGTGCATCGAGCCCATTCATACAAGTCTATTATTCACAATTTATATGGAACACTCCTATAATTTCTATGCAGTTACCACTGTAACAGATGTTTTATACTTGTACTACAATTGTGTTGCCTGTGGTACAAAAACATTCTGCCTCTATAGCAAAAAAGCTACAGGACTGTGAAAATGTCTTAGGCCACCATTATATTTGCTGTTTTGGAAATGGTATAATGACTATCTCAGAGTTTTTATTAGAATACAACCAAAATTTATGGAAATTTATaggcagtattaaaaaaaacaggaagaaaaCAAAATGGTGGCCCAAGGCTTCTGCACAGTACTGTAAGTGCAAAAACATTAACGTTCAGCCCTGTGAATCTGCTAAATGGTCATGTTAGAACTTACCACTTGTTTCTGGAATGTGGGGTCTGCCAATTTCCGCTCCACTGCATCAACATGACTGTCCGATTACTTTCTGTAAGAAAAATgcttattacttaaaaaaattaaaattctaatttaggcaaaaacatttgtatagtcataactagggctgggtatcgagttCGATAGCGGTTCCTGAACGATACTTTTTtcgataccaattttatgaaatcagttttaacaagattacattatctcaaaaaactattttttcagCTTCTTGACATTTATATAGACTCAAAGCCTCATCTCCTGAGCCACTacacaaaggaaaaaaatatatccaacacaataaatcagtgcaaataattttaataaagttcaaatagttttcagttctgttaggctacatttacactagtgcatgttcaatttaaaacacatagctcagacagaatcatcatttctattcatttattctagATTGTTAAAGACTTTAAGAAATTGAAAATCTTTATCCACTTTCATAATTccgtgttttattttctttcaccatGTTTTATTGCTGTGAATACCTTACAGTTccgtgtgtatatgatatgaggctAGTTTTTACTCAAATCAAACGGTAAAAtactcatgaagtgactctcagagcagttctggagatgctgttcatgtgtttatatcctcatttagtgagacagcagatgctgaaatcaccttGTGCATCACGCACGCTTCGgtctgtgtgtagtaaacaaaaccgcacAATAGAGAGCAAAGTGCTCTGTACACTTTCGAGTCGCTCTCGcggatgtcaaacactgatcgATCTGCGCCACGTCGCTTCTAGTCGAACACACTAGTGCTTAGGGGTGGGCGCTATACCGGTATTAAAGTGACTACCGGTATTATGTTGATATAAATTTTGCTATACCGTGGATACCGTTACATATTCATGGATTTCATTGGATGGACAGACAAAGATTTTTTTACTCCTGTTACTGCTTcatcagagagagaaagatgccCCGCTTGATCAGACATAATTTAGAACCGGTTgcgatagaggctatttacactaagtgaaaatagcagtattctttagttaTATGCTAGTTACACAGTGCAAacagctttagattctatttattctatgttaaaatagcaggacctctgcattgtaatacattataaaatagtatgcaataacttattgagtgtaattttttaagtttatttcaaattattaaatggatgccaccttattgggacaaaagctctccctacacctaccctaaccctacccgatactttatgttcaactttttgattatttccgtcattttttataaaaaataaatgcttttctgatgtgatttgaaatttaaaaatggagaaaaaaagttcaccaaaaggcagattcgaaccccagtcgatcgtgtcaaaagaacAATAGCACGCgctttaccatctgcgccactgaatCTGACAATTGAGGATCGTCTTTTGCAAATTTGGCTATCCCAATTATATGTTTGTGGGTgcagttagtgtaaatagcctcttccaacaacatggctatttgcacttaaatagacactccgattttttttttaatattcccaaaaattaaacagttgcccacagaaaaaacagggggtgctgcagcaccctcagcaccccacTTCCAGCGCCCCTGAGCTGTAGTTAAACGCGATAAAACGAgtggactggacagaaactcgtcaaaaatgctcgcgtttgcagcgcacacttcttatcagaaaaggttaaataaagtattgtcttttgttgttatggattatggtttgtgttacgtgtctaaagatttcttatgcatctcacaactattaaataatgtctgtgtgcatgtaaaACAACAACTGACGATGTATATGCTTAAATCATCTGTAATAGGCTATAtattgttgtgattgatagtggctggactttctaagaacttagtaagaaagaataatcaaatacagaaagttcaaaattaatttctagaatcttcctttaaatgtagctactgtatatgtaaagtattgtaaatttaacttaaatataatttacaggatgtatatactttaaaataactatttggccatgatacatacatcttcaaataatatatcatcacattgaatgtttaactttttgtattttggcccagttcactctcacATACcgttagctgtaaaaatagcctgctgaagttgaaatatatgtacatcttcatgactagatagacaaaatgagtttctctttactactcgtTAGGTTTCTCTAACGAGTCACTCAATCTAGTTTGATGTCGTGGGGGATGGGATCTCGCGAGAAAGTTGTCAGCACAATTAAAGTGgctgcatttttgtattttttgctaAATGTCAGTGGAAAATTGGGTAGAAATGCATGAGTGTTGGAATCATAGACTAAAAAAAAGGAGGGGAATTTTTAGATTTTGATTAAGTAATCCAAgtgtcaaaacaacaacaaaaatcattttaatgacaCATATGTGCACTATATATCCATGTTATCACCCTATATGGGATTAATTATGTTTGCACTTGtatatttgataaaacaaatagGATCCCATGTGTAGCCCATTTTGAGCCCATGCACACATTTCCCATTAATTACCCAACTGGGAACCACATGGGGAGCCCACCTGGGTTCACCCATGTGGGTCCTAGCTGGGtcacccaagtgggccccagataagatgcccatTTTGAGCCCATGCCCACTCTGTACCCCTGTAGCCCATGTGAAACTCATGTGGGCCCCACATTAACGTGTTTGCTATGCTTAGGACTCCACATCATGCCCATTGGCTGGTTCAATCTGAAATATGTGCCTTTTAATGCTATTTGAGCATGAGGACTTTGGTCTTGGCCTTGCATGCCTGAAATAGCTGCCAGGAGGCATTGCAAATATGAGTGAACAGATTTTCCTTGAAAGAGACTTTGGGACTTTTTGTCCGGAAGACAGGATCACATCTTGAGGCTTCCTTTCAGGTGCATGCTTAAAACCCCCTGATTACCTGACTGGGCATGCCCTAAGCACTTCGCTTGCGCCAGCTTGGGAACAAAAACATGGCTGCATGGTCCTGCAATTACCTAGAATAATCATGTCCTGAGGTGGCTCTCTTTGTCCACTCTGATCTGAACTGGTTTGACTTGTTTGAGTACTGGGCTGTTTTATGCAAAAGATTATTTGCATAAAAGAGAGGTAAATAAGGTCTAGGTGGAAGTGGGAAGCTGTCCTGTACATGTCCTAGCTGTTTTTATGatctttattatattttctaacaaaacaaacaacaaaactccATGTTTTCATGTGTATTAAAGTTGCAGTATTAtaaattgtattcatttatCCCCAGAGGCCAGGTTTGTGGATAAAAACTCTGCAAAACTTATTCAAAGGGTTACTTCAGTGATGCCAATAGCAGATGAACTACACAGCAAGGGCATGATACATGACGAAAACTATGCAGCtatcaaagcaaaaaaaacagaTCAAGATAAAATGAGAAAGCTCTTTGAATTATTAACATCTGAATGTCTCAAAAAAGCCTTTTATTATTTGCTGGAAAAAAATGAGAACACCTCTTCAAAGAACTGGGTAAGAGAACATTGTCATTTATGAAAGAGATTATGAGTATTACAGCTACAGGTGTAATCTATGATATGTACTGTGCTTAATGATAACAGGTGGTGTTAGCAGGAAACGCAAGCCTTCTGATCCTGAATGCTCAGTACCACGTAAAAGTGAGTTTACCTTGTTGTTATTAGTAGACAGTCCTTGttggaaaatattttgaaaaagtcCCATGTTGATGGTACTGATAGTGGGACAATGTATATCTGCCAACtgtgaaaatgattaaaaatatgaaGTAAAAATAAACTGACATATAggcatatattaaaaataaattttaaagcaATCAGAGTAAAAAGTTTGTCTGtatgaggtgcccttgagcaaggcaccaaacccccaactgctccctgtgcgccgcagcataaatgcccactgctctgggtgtgtgttcatgatgcgtgtgtgttcactgctgtggttaaatgcagagcacaaattccgaatATGTaggtaaccatacttggccacatgtcacagtgcttacacacaaaatcaacCACAATATGGAGGAATATTCCATATATCTGACTTGAAAGTTTTCATATTGTATATGAAACAGTGTTCATAATACATCCATAATAGATTAATGAACATGAATGCTTACTTTTATAAACTGTAAAGAAgctaatataaaatatagtgtaatgtatgaagtatttttttatgtgcaaGGATGTCATCATCAAAAACTGTTAATGTGTCTTCTTTGTCACATGACTTAATACTGAGACAAACACTGAACGAGACAACCCTAACTATAACAATGCTAGAAATTCTGCACCAGCAACAACgaacattttaaacaacatattAATTGGTAAGAGATTTTGATGaatgagaaaaacatttgtCGGTCATAGGCCTATACGATGTATACAATTGTGCTTTACTGTAATTTATGTGTGGACACCACTAACTGTAAATATTAGCCTACATGTGTGCTTTATGTTGCTGATACCAGAACAAAGACCTAACATGGACAATGTTGTAACCAAAACAGAAAGAAAGGCCCCCGCACCCAAGAAGAAGAAAACTCCCGCACCCAAGAAACAGAAGAAAACCAACGCacccaaaaagaaaagaaactctTAGAAAAGATGTGTTAAAAAATCACACACTTTATGTAATTTACAAATTTTGtgtcaatattaaataaaaatgtgtagaaAAGAATAACCTCTTTTACacatatttatgtgtattttaaaaatcaacacAACTTGTGTATTTACACAcagcatttaaaacaatatgtgCTAAAGCTTTATGTGTAGTTTTTAAAGACCTCCATTATTTAAATTAGCTAGTGTGTGAACCAATAGGGACTAACTTTACCATAATCGCTTTATTATGTTAATCGACTAACCCTAGAGTCAAAACTGCTCGTCAAAACTACCTTGTACTCTGCGCTTCGGAGCCATGAAGCTTCGAAACctttgcaaatcttttttttttttttaaagagtgggTCGGATCACGTATCAAACTGAAACCACAGTcaattaatcaataataataggctgattaaaaaacactttatagGCACTTCTTGTTTAATGGTAGGCCtatttatatagacatattaaaaaaattcataaacatataaaatcaaattgttttctgcaaactcctccagattcttgttctgcatctccccaagtaTCACTGTTGTGGTTTTCATGCTtctttactgtatcattttttaataattgcataccaaagtcatgacaaatgctatttacattgctatatagacatattttaaaaattcataaaaatatcaaatcaaattgttttctgacAACTCCACCAGAaacttgttctgcatctccccaagtaccactgatgtgattttcatgttgttttactttatcattttttaataattgcataccaaaatcatgacaaattctatttgttttgctatatggacatattttaataaaaaaaaaaaattcataaagaaaTATGAAATCAAATTGTTTCCTGACAACTCCgacagattcttgttctgcgTCTCCCCAGGTACCACTGAGGtgattttaatgttgttttactgtatcattttttaataattgcataccaaagtcaagacaaatgctatttattacctcactgtgtcacatatttaaaaaattcataaaaatataaaatcaaattgttttccgCAAAGTCCACCAgaatcttgttctgcatctccccaagtaccactgaggtgattttcatgttgttttactgtataatttttttaataattgcataccaaagtgctatttacattgctgtatagacatttaaaaacttcataaaaatataaaatcaaattgttttctgcaaagtCCACCAgaatcttgttctgcatctccccaagtaccactgaGGTGACTTTCATGCTACtttactgtataattttttaataattgcataccaaaatcatgacaaatgctatttgTATTGCTATATAGCCATTTTAAAAGttcatacaaatataaaatcaaattattttctACAAACTCCaacagattcttgttctgcacctccccaagtaccactgaggtgattttcatgttgttttactgtataattttttaataattgcataccaaagtcatgacaaatgctatttattacctcactgtatcacatatttaaaaaattcataaaaagataaaattatattgttttctgcaaactccaccagagtcttgttctgcatctccccaagtaccactgaGGTGATTTTCATGTTGCTTTACAGtatcatattttaataactGCATATTGgtgaaaacaatttgattttatccttttattacttattataaaatacctaactacataatactattattgttagaaattgcaacaaaataaaaaatagaaatataaacttttgaactgccgggtttcgtctggccagaactggccccccgactgagcctggtttctcccaaggttttttttcttcattctgtctcagagggagttttggttccttgccgctgtcgcctctggctttctcagttggggacacttaatttctagcgattatcgccgatttgattgcacagatactatttaaactaaactgagctagacaatgacatctctgaattcaataatgaattgcctttaactgaaaattgagtgtttaatcttaccattatacattactgacactctatcctccaatttgatactgttaagtgctttgacacaattctgtattattaaaagcgctatataaataaaggtgatttgacttgacttgattaaAATATGTCTTTACAGTGAGGTAGTAAATAGCATTGGTCATGAGTTTGGTAGGcctatgcaattattaaaaagtgAAGCAACATGAAAATCACGACAGTGGTACATGGGGAGATgaagaacaagaatctggtggagtttccagaaaacaatttgatcttatctttttatgaattttttaaatatgtctatatagcaatgtaaatagcatttgccatgactttggtatgcaattatttaaaacattatacagtaaaacaacaagaaaatcacctcagtggtacttggggagatgaagaacaagaatctggtggagtttccAGAAAGCAATTTGATCTTatctttttatgaatttttataaCGTCTATATAgcaatgtaaatagcatttgtcatgattatggtatgcaattattaaaatatgatacAGTAAAGCAGCATGAAAATCACCTCTgtggtacttggggagatgtAGAACAAGAATCTGTTGGGAGTTTGCAGAAAAGAAGTTGGTCATTGGTCATGAGTTTGGTAGGCCTATGCCATTATTAAAAAGTGAAGCAACATGAAAATCACGACAGTGGTACATGGGGAGATgaagaacaagaatctggtggagtttccagaaaataatttgatcttatctttttatgaatttttaaaatatgtctatacagcaatgtaaatagcatttgtcatgattttggtatgcaatcattaaaaaattatacagtaaaacaatataaacatcacctcagtggtacttggggagatgcCGAAATAAGATTCTGGTGGactttgcagaaaacaatttgattttatatttgtatgaatttttaaaatatgtctatatagcaaTACAAATagcattttacaaaaacattttacaaacccATTGCAAGTGTTTTATTGAAAGTTTAATACActgaatacaattaaacaataaaataacattaaataaaaagtgcctgtataatgtgttttttaatcagCCTATTATTATCGATTATTGCCTGTGGTTTCAGTTTGATACGCGATCCGAcccactctttaaaaaaaaaaaaaaaagaagaacatGATGTGACTGCAGTGATCCA
This portion of the Onychostoma macrolepis isolate SWU-2019 chromosome 02, ASM1243209v1, whole genome shotgun sequence genome encodes:
- the si:ch211-66k16.27 gene encoding NACHT, LRR and PYD domains-containing protein 1b allele 3 isoform X1, encoding MTENNQEGQRERCEEARFVDKNSAKLIQRVTSVMPIADELHSKGMIHDENYAAIKAKKTDQDKMRKLFELLTSECLKKAFYYLLEKNENTSSKNWVVLAGNASLLILNAQYHVKKERPPHPRRRKLPHPRNRRKPTHPKRKETLRKDVLKNHTLYVIYKFCVNIK
- the si:ch211-66k16.27 gene encoding NACHT, LRR and PYD domains-containing protein 1b allele 3 isoform X2, translating into MTENNQEGQRERCEEARFVDKNSAKLIQRVTSVMPIADELHSKGMIHDENYAAIKAKKTDQDKMRKLFELLTSECLKKAFYYLLEKNENTSSKNWVVLAGNASLLILNAQYHVKDEHL